A single genomic interval of Gossypium raimondii isolate GPD5lz chromosome 11, ASM2569854v1, whole genome shotgun sequence harbors:
- the LOC105803324 gene encoding peptidyl-prolyl cis-trans isomerase FKBP15-1 — MSISCALKVVPIVLLLVLFALANAKKSADVTELQIGVKYKPPSCEFQAHKGDRVKVHYRGKLTDGKVFDSSFERGDPIEFELGSGQVIKGWDQGLLGMCVGEKRKLKIPAKLGYGEQGSPPTIPGGATLIFDTELVSVNGKPSSGEDTSEDEL, encoded by the exons ATGAGTATCAGCTGCGCGTTGAAGGTGGTTCCGATTGTGCTTCTGTTGGTTCTTTTCGCGTTAG CGAATGCCAAGAAATCAGCTGATGTGACCGAGCTGCAGATCGGCGTCAAA TATAAGCCTCCATCATGTGAATTCCAGGCTCATAAAGGTGATAGAGTAAAAGTGCACTATCGG GGGAAACTCACTGATGGAAAGGTTTTCGATTCCAGTTTTGAAAGAGGTGATCCCATTGAGTTTGAGCTTGGTAGTGGACAAGTAATCAAAG GATGGGACCAAGGATTGCTGGGGATGTGCGTTGGTGAGAAGcgcaaattgaaaatacctgcTAAGCTTGGATATGGTGAACAGGGTTCACCACCCACCATCCCAG GTGGAGCAACGCTAATATTTGACACAGAGCTTGTTTCAGTCAATGGGAAGCCATCGAGTGGGGAGGATACAAGTGAAGATGAGCTATAG
- the LOC105803326 gene encoding uncharacterized protein LOC105803326 has translation MATSGTRVKRVTDPLDDRVKAQLVGLRYSSSGSEQSDSTHDDSPCLSELVHSFLEDDHGAAEQTGYRSDSELVDSNIDAADSLQIIIKSSFLNSTGSYLNRLTDTVLNAIEMLSFFKTDKAIFRRKVMAYLRQVGYNAAICKTKWGSSGGLTAGNYEFIDVVQSISPTRQTRYFVDLDFASEFEIARPTSDYSRLLQYLPRVFVGKSEELKKMVNVMSDSAKRSLKSKQLSLPPWRKHRYMQNKWFGPYRRTTNQIQANNSSLSPATINNVQCRYVGFEDAVNGSVFVRTR, from the coding sequence atgGCTACTTCTGGTACAAGAGTCAAACGAGTTACTGACCCGCTCGACGACAGAGTCAAGGCGCAACTCGTCGGCCTCCGCTACTCCAGCAGTGGAAGCGAACAATCGGACTCCACCCATGACGACTCTCCCTGCCTCTCGGAACTCGTTCATAGTTTCTTGGAAGATGATCACGGTGCTGCTGAACAAACCGGTTACCGATCCGACTCTGAACTAGTCGACTCCAACATTGATGCTGCTGACTCCCTCCAGATCATTATCAAGTCATCCTTTCTTAACAGCACGGGTTCTTACTTAAATCGGCTCACGGATACCGTTTTGAATGCAATAGAAATGCTTTCGTTTTTCAAGACGGATAAAGCTATTTTCAGGCGTAAAGTAATGGCTTATCTTCGCCAGGTCGGCTACAATGCAGCGATCTGCAAGACCAAGTGGGGTTCTTCTGGTGGTCTAACCGCCGGAAACTACGAGTTCATCGACGTGGTGCAATCGATATCACCCACGCGGCAAACCAGGTACTTCGTTGACCTTGATTTTGCCTCCGAGTTCGAGATCGCGAGGCCGACGAGCGACTACTCGAGGCTATTGCAGTATTTGCCTAGGGTTTTCGTGGGGAAAAGCGAGGAATTGAAAAAGATGGTCAATGTCATGAGTGATTCGGCGAAAAGATCGTTGAAGAGCAAACAGTTATCCCTCCCACCTTGGAGAAAACACCGTTACATGCAGAACAAATGGTTCGGTCCGTACCGTCGGACAACGAACCAGATCCAAGCAAACAACAGCTCACTGAGCCCCGCGACGATCAACAACGTCCAATGCCGCTACGTTGGCTTCGAGGACGCCGTCAACGGCAGTGTGTTCGTCCGTACGAGATAA
- the LOC105803325 gene encoding transcription factor bHLH62, translating into MENQFFVNAGIPSPAPPLHFGSSMPMSDWQSLSSAMEIQSQDCFPTPNWEKPTDYGLQFESALSSMVSSRAASNCNVSSESLIIRELIGKLGSIGNGGEIPPHSQPLLASYINGNNSSNTSCYSTPLNSPPKLNLPMVDSLVKEKLPPKGLNSSVADFSADPGFAERAAKFSCFGSRSFNGRTTQFGPKDNTEFAAFRSNPLAANAKLPRVSSSPSIKAMVSQGTTTNKNTPLQDRSELANSQEESIVSEQNPNGEPGLKASNSRKRKAVPKAKTKETSSSPSANASKVTEPNEASNEKRCKLSDSNGNENGSAKAEEDAKGDKANNTKALEPPKDYIHVRARRGQATDSHSLAERVRREKISERMKLLQNLVPGCNKVTGKALMLDEIINYVQSLQRQVEFLSMKLASVNTRLDFNVESLMSKDIFQRNNTLQQPIFAINSSASTFFGHQPQQNPALHSNMSNGTMTQCSVDPLDTAICPKLNTHLPQINQFVETVPPQYPTFCEGDLETIVHMGFGQNQSQDMALHSQNFQGSNQVSHMKVEL; encoded by the exons ATGGAGAACCAGTTTTTCGTTAATGCAGGAATCCCATCACCTGCACCGCCATTGCACTTTGGGTCATCGATGCCAATGTCAGATTGGCAGTCCCTGTCTTCAGCCATGGAAATTCAGTCTCAAGATTGTTTCCCCACCCCCAACTGGGAAAAACCAACGGATTATGGTCTACAGTTTGAGTCGGCCTTGAGTTCCATGGTGTCTTCCCGAGCTGCTTCCAATTGCAATGTCTCCAGTGAGAGCTTAATAATCAGGGAATTGATAGGGAAATTGGGGAGCATCGGCAACGGTGGTGAGATCCCCCCGCATTCTCAGCCCTTGTTGGCTTCTTACATCAATGGCAACAACAGTTCAAACACTTCTTGTTATAGCACCCCATTGAATTCCCCTCCTAAGTTGAACTTGCCAATGGTGGATAGCTTGGTTAAAGAGAAGCTTCCCCCGAAGGGGCTGAATTCCAGCGTGGCGGATTTCTCAGCTGATCCTGGATTTGCGGAGAGAGCAGCCAAATTCTCTTGCTTTGGAAGCAGGAGTTTCAATGGTCGAACCACTCAATTCGGACCCAAAGACAATACTGAATTTGCTGCTTTTAGATCCAATCCCTTGGCAGCAAATGCCAAGCTACCGCGTGTTTCCAGTAGTCCTTCTATAAAGGCAATGGTATCTCAAGGCACCACCACCAACAAGAACACCCCATTGCAGGACCGATCTGAGTTAGCCAATTCTCAAGAGGAATCCATCGTTTCAGAACAAAATCCCAATGGCGAGCCTGGTTTGAAAGCTTCAAATTCAAGGAAAAGAAAGGCGGTTCCCAAAGCAAAAACAAAGGAAACTTCATCATCCCCATCCGCAAATGCTTCAAAG GTGACTGAACCCAACGAAGCATCAAATGAAAAGCGATGCAAGTTATCAGACAgcaatggaaatgaaaatggctCTGCTAAAGCAGAGGAAGATGCCAAAGGAGACAAGGCTAACAATACAAAGGCTCTTGAACCTCCCAAGGACTATATTCATGTTAGAGCAAGAAGGGGTCAAGCCACTGACAGCCATAGTTTAGCTGAAAGA GTCCGTAGAGAGAAAATCAGTGAGAGAATGAAGCTTCTGCAAAATCTTGTTCCCGGTTGCAACAAG GTCACTGGAAAAGCCTTAATGCTGGACGAGATTATAAACTATGTTCAATCATTGCAGCGACAAGTTGAG TTCCTCTCAATGAAGTTAGCTTCAGTGAATACCAGGCTGGACTTTAACGTGGAGAGTTTAATGTCAAAGGAT ATATTTCAACGAAACAACACATTGCAGCAGCCAATATTCGCAATAAATTCCTCAGCATCAACCTTTTTCGGGCACCAACCTCAGCAAAATCCAGCATTGCATAGCAATATGTCTAATGGGACAATGACCCAATGCTCAGTGGACCCTTTGGATACTGCTATCTGTCCCAAACTCAACACCCATTTGCCCCAAATCAACCAGTTTGTTGAAACTGTACCACCTCAG TACCCAACATTTTGTGAAGGTGACCTGGAAACCATAGTTCACATGGGGTTTGGCCAAAATCAGAGCCAAGATATGGCATTACATTCACAAAACTTCCAGG GGTCAAATCAAGTTTCTCACATGAAAGTTGAGCTCTAA
- the LOC105803323 gene encoding peptidyl-prolyl cis-trans isomerase FKBP62, which produces MDEDFDIPLVEDVNDDIDLPGDVPTLKVGEEKEIGKQGLKKKLVKEGEGWENPETGDEVEVHYTGTLLDGTKFDSSRDRGTPFKFALGQGQVIKGWDEGIKTMKKGENAIFTIPPELAYGESGSPPTIPPNATLQFDVELLSWTSVKDICKDGGLFKKILTGGEKWENPKDPDEVLVNYEAKLEDGTVVAKADGKEFTVMEGHFCPALAKAVKTMKKGEKVLLTVKPQYGFGEKGKPAAGAEGAVPPNATLQITLELVSWKTVSEVTDDKKVMKKILKEGEGYERPNEGAVVRVKLVGKLQDGTVFLKKGQDEGQELFEFRTDEEQVIDGLDKAVMTMKKGEVALLTIAPEYAFGSSGSKQELASVPPNSTVYYEVEMVSFIKDKESWDMNTPEKIEAAGKKKEEGNVLFKSGKYARASKRYEKAVKYIDYDSSFSEEEKKQAKALKVACNLNNAACKLKLKDFKQAEKLCTKVLEIESSNVKALYRRAQAYIHLADLDLAEFDVKKALEIDPDNREIKMEYKLLKEKMKEYNKKEAKFYGNMFAKMNKTAPKEPAPMTIDSKA; this is translated from the exons ATGGATGAGGATTTTGATATCCCGCTGGTGGAGGATGTGAATGACGACATTGATCTTCCCGGGGATGTTCCCACCTTGAAGGTAGGAGAAGAGAAGGAGATCGGAAAGCAAGGCTTGAAGAAGAAACTTGTTAAGGAAGGTGAAGGTTGGGAGAATCCTGAAACCGGCGACGAAGTTGAAG TTCATTATACGGGGACGTTGCTGGATGGAACTAAATTCGATTCAAGCCGTGATAGAGGGACTCCTTTCAAGTTTGCTCTCGGTCAAG GACAAGTTATTAAAGGATGGGATGAAGGTATTAAGACAATGAAGAAAGGTGAGAATGCTATTTTTACCATTCCTCCTGAGCTGGCATATGGTGAATCTGGCTCACCGCCAACCATTCCTCCTAATGCGACCCTCCAATTCGATGTTGAATTGCTCTCTTGGACAAGTGTCAAGGACATTTGCAAAGACGGTGGGCTATTTAAGAAGATACTGACTGGAGGAGAGAAGTGGGAGAATCCCAAGGACCCTGATGAAGTGTTAG TTAACTATGAAGCTAAGCTTGAGGATGGAACAGTGGTTGCAAAAGCTGATGGCAAGGAGTTCACTGTTATGGAGG GTCATTTCTGTCCTGCTTTGGCTAAGGCTGTTAAGACAATGAAGAAAGGGGAGAAAGTACTTCTTACAGTGAAGCCGCAAT ATGGCTTTGGTGAGAAGGGGAAGCCAGCAGCTGGTGCTGAAGGTGCAGTGCCTCCAAATGCCACACTCCAGATCACCTTGGAGTTGGTTTCATGGAAAACTGTTTCTGAGGTCACAGATGACAAGAAGGTTATGAAGAAGATCTTGAAGGAAGGGGAGGGATATGAGCGACCTAATGAGGGGGCTGTTGTCAGAG TGAAATTGGTTGGGAAACTGCAGGATGGTACCGTCTTCTTGAAGAAAGGTCAAGATGAAGGACAAGAATTGTTTGAATTCAGGACAGATGAAG agcAAGTCATTGATGGTCTTGATAAAGCTGTGATGACTATGAAGAAGGGTGAAGTTGCACTGTTGACTATTGCTCCTGAGTATGCTTTTGGATCATCCGGGTCAAAGCAGGAGTTGGCTTCGGTACCCCCTAACTCGACCGTGTATTATGAGGTTGAGATGGTGTCATTTATCAAG GATAAAGAATCATGGGATATGAACACCCcagaaaagattgaagccgcaggTAAAAAGAAGGAAGAAGGAAATGTATTGTTCAAGTCTGGAAAATATGCGAGAGCTTCTAAGAGATATGAAAAG GCAGTAAAGTATATCGATTATGATTCTTCCTTCAGCGAAGAGGAGAAAAAGCAAGCCAAGGCATTGAAGGTTGCTTGCAATCTGAATAATGCTGCTTGCAAGCTGAAACTGAAGGATTTCAAGCAAGCTGAGAAACTGTGCACCAAG GTTTTAGAAATAGAAAGTTCGAATGTGAAAGCGTTGTATAGAAGGGCTCAAGCATACATCCATCTGGCAGATTTAGATTTGGCTGAGTTTGATGTCAAGAAAGCCCTTGAGATTGATCCTGATAATAG GGAGATAAAGATGGAATACAAATTATTGAAGGAGAAGATGAAGGAGTACAATAAGAAGGAAGCCAAATTCTATGGCAATATGTTTGCCAAGATGAATAAAACAGCTCCCAAAGAACCCGCACCAATGACCATAGATAGCAAAGCGTAG